A part of Synechococcales cyanobacterium T60_A2020_003 genomic DNA contains:
- a CDS encoding pentapeptide repeat-containing protein, translating into MIPLTPDQVLAEIRNGRSLAEAELSYINLQDARLSDADFSGAFLRGANFSYVLGDRANFTQATLTLANFYRSSLMGAVLAGATLVRSRLEQANLRGVYAPNAHLHGAILDGAQVQNAVLDDADLQEASAQDTNFRGSSLVRANLSTSNCSRASFSHCNLRHCYGYAAALAGTSFEQADLRQANLRQAVLVGANFTTANLTNATLRGADLEHAILTHAQMDWVSFRAAYLIYTNLFNASLVGAHFDGAVLIGTNFGNADLRRAEFHDAAFAQVNFEGACVDGANFYNAQGLTTEQRNWLIHHGAIGFA; encoded by the coding sequence ATGATCCCCCTGACCCCTGACCAAGTCCTCGCCGAAATCCGTAATGGGCGATCGCTCGCGGAGGCAGAACTCAGCTACATCAACCTTCAGGATGCCCGACTGAGTGACGCCGACTTTTCCGGTGCGTTTCTGCGAGGCGCGAACTTTTCCTACGTTCTGGGCGATCGCGCCAACTTTACCCAAGCGACCCTCACCCTCGCCAACTTCTATCGCAGTTCTTTAATGGGAGCCGTTTTAGCTGGTGCAACATTGGTGCGATCGCGCCTCGAGCAGGCCAATCTGCGAGGGGTCTATGCACCCAATGCCCATCTCCACGGCGCGATTCTTGATGGGGCGCAGGTTCAAAATGCCGTCTTAGATGACGCCGATTTACAAGAAGCCAGTGCCCAAGATACCAACTTTCGAGGCAGCAGTCTGGTTCGTGCTAACCTCAGCACCAGCAACTGTAGTCGGGCTAGCTTTAGCCACTGTAACCTGCGCCATTGCTATGGGTATGCCGCCGCTCTAGCAGGGACATCCTTTGAGCAGGCGGATCTCCGCCAGGCGAATCTCCGTCAGGCCGTCCTGGTAGGCGCAAATTTCACGACCGCCAATCTCACCAACGCTACGCTGCGAGGAGCCGATCTTGAACACGCAATTCTGACCCATGCTCAGATGGATTGGGTATCGTTTAGGGCAGCGTATTTAATCTATACGAATCTCTTCAATGCTTCTCTAGTCGGTGCCCATTTTGATGGGGCAGTGCTCATTGGCACCAATTTTGGCAACGCTGACTTACGCCGTGCGGAATTTCACGATGCCGCGTTCGCACAGGTTAATTTTGAAGGGGCTTGCGTTGACGGGGCAAATTTTTACAATGCCCAGGGACTCACAACCGAACAACGCAACTGGCTCATTCATCACGGAGCTATTGGATTCGCTTAG